Within Bdellovibrionales bacterium, the genomic segment ATCTTCTCCTCTTGGGACATCAGTAAAGGTTTTTACGTAGGGAATAATCCTATTGTAAGCGATTTGATCGCCATTAAATAGCTGCACTCGATATTGTTCGCCCACTTTCATTTGTAGCTTCTTCGTCATATCCAAAGAAATATTTGTCCAAAGGTTGCCGTACTGGGGGTCAGTTATAGGAATATTCCCAATCAGCGTGCCAGCTTCCAGTTTTGCCTTTGAGAACTCTAGTGTTACTGGAGAGGCTTTGTGCTCTGGACCGATCTCGGCGAAGGATCTCTTTCCCGAAGCGAGCAAGGCCCCAACATTGGCGTACAAGTCCCTGCCAAAAAAAGTGTGGCTGTATTCAGAGCCCTTTAGCCGATACTTTTTTTCGTCGATGATCCGAACGGATTCTATTCCGATCCGATCAATCAAATGAGTCAAGGTCCCATTGTCTGGGGTGACGACCAAGTGTCCAGATTTAAGTTTTGCGACAAGACTGCGTCTTTCTGAACCAACTCCTGGGTCGACAACGCTGACAAATACGGTGGATGGCTGCCAATAAGGGACGGTCTGCATGAGGCGGTAAGAGGCCTCCCAGATGTTAAATGCTGGTATTTCGTGAGTGAGATCAGAGACCAAAACGGTGGAATCGACCCCGTTTATAACGCCTTTTGTCGAGCTCACGGCTCCATCCTTTAGTCCGAAGTCAGTTTGTAGAACAAGAGCTCCCCTTCCCAAGGCAGAAAAGGAGAGAAAGAGAAGGAGACTGAGGCAAACTAGGTGATTCATAGAAAATTTCCTAAAATGATGCCTATTTGCTACCAATGATCTTTGGCGAACACAAGGGAAGCTTAGACGGAGAATTCGTTCATGATTCTGTTTAGCGTCATGATGTTTCAGTACATTGCAATGGGGAGTATTTGGTAATAAGGAGGAAATTTAGGCTAGGTTGAGACCGGCCAGAAGGGGTAGCAAAGTGCCGTCATTCGATGTGGTATCCGAGATAAATCTTCAGGAAGTTGAAAATGCCTTCAATCAGGCTCAAAAGGAAGTTAAGTCTCGCTATGATTTTAAGGATTCCAAGGCCACCATGGCCTGGGACAAGAAAGAAATCAGTTTGGAAGCCGAAGATGACTACAAGCTGGGAGCC encodes:
- a CDS encoding S-adenosyl-l-methionine hydroxide adenosyltransferase family protein — protein: MNHLVCLSLLLFLSFSALGRGALVLQTDFGLKDGAVSSTKGVINGVDSTVLVSDLTHEIPAFNIWEASYRLMQTVPYWQPSTVFVSVVDPGVGSERRSLVAKLKSGHLVVTPDNGTLTHLIDRIGIESVRIIDEKKYRLKGSEYSHTFFGRDLYANVGALLASGKRSFAEIGPEHKASPVTLEFSKAKLEAGTLIGNIPITDPQYGNLWTNISLDMTKKLQMKVGEQYRVQLFNGDQIAYNRIIPYVKTFTDVPRGEDLIYINSMLDLAIAINQGNFAKLRGAESGPNWTVKISRP